The proteins below are encoded in one region of Enhydrobacter sp.:
- a CDS encoding cation:proton antiporter: MIFDHTLAVFAAELILLLLAGRLLGEGLSRLGQPALFGQLLAGVLLGPSVFGALFPELRHMLFPDSRTLKSMIDGIAQTGILLLLLLTGMETNLALVQRRRRAVISSSLFGIAVPFVCGVALAYALPGDAIPEQQNRLVTALFLGTALSISAVKIVAMVLMEIGAIRRDLGQLILATAILDDTIAWIIIAVISGIAAHGTVDLASIGASLAGTALFLAFAFTIGRRLVAALIVWVNDNLTIEVPVITAILIVMLAMALTTELIGVHTALGAFIAGVLIGQSPILTEHIEGQLRGFIMAFFSPVFFAVAGLGMDLRTLLDPTLALFTLAVVLVASVGKFSGALIGGRLGGLTTRESLALAVGLNGRGSTEVIIATIGLSMGALGNQLYTMIVAMAVITTMAMPPMLRWMMSRVPLGEEEARRLEKEDAEETENLPKMERALVYVDDSPNGRLAARLAGLFAARQKILTTVLEAEAAEERGSEEAAARRHVAEAADATSTLHESKPAGAKRLVTERPPEQEDALEKEIGRGYDIAFVGIDRPIVEAARFDPRLQRLVTEFQGPVAIAVNGAGAAGPADVPLDILLPAAGTQDARLATEIALALADASKGTVTALHVFDPQGDVALLRGRARRLGMSVLVDIHRAGKRAGVPVKGMTATNVKPESEIRRAVRGGQFDLVALGTSLRQGEAKFLGPRTAALLQVLRTPALLIAR; encoded by the coding sequence TTGATATTCGACCATACGCTGGCGGTGTTCGCCGCGGAGCTGATCCTTCTCCTGCTCGCGGGCCGCCTGCTGGGCGAGGGCCTGAGCCGGCTCGGCCAGCCCGCCCTCTTCGGCCAGCTCCTGGCCGGCGTGCTGCTCGGCCCTTCCGTCTTCGGCGCGTTGTTCCCCGAGCTGCGCCATATGCTCTTCCCCGATTCCAGGACGCTGAAGAGCATGATCGACGGCATTGCCCAGACCGGCATCCTGCTGCTGCTGCTGCTCACCGGGATGGAGACCAATCTGGCGCTGGTCCAGCGCCGGCGGCGCGCGGTGATCTCCTCGTCCCTGTTCGGCATCGCCGTGCCCTTCGTCTGCGGCGTGGCGCTCGCCTATGCACTGCCCGGCGATGCGATCCCCGAGCAGCAGAACCGGCTCGTCACGGCGCTTTTCCTGGGCACGGCGCTGTCGATCTCGGCGGTGAAGATCGTCGCCATGGTGCTGATGGAGATCGGCGCGATCCGGCGCGACCTCGGCCAGCTCATCCTCGCCACCGCGATCCTCGACGACACCATCGCCTGGATCATCATCGCGGTGATCTCGGGCATCGCTGCCCATGGCACGGTCGACCTCGCCAGCATCGGGGCGAGCCTCGCCGGCACGGCCCTGTTCCTCGCCTTCGCCTTCACTATCGGCCGGCGGCTGGTCGCGGCGCTGATCGTGTGGGTGAACGACAACCTCACCATCGAGGTGCCGGTGATCACGGCGATCCTGATCGTCATGCTGGCGATGGCGCTCACCACCGAGCTGATCGGCGTGCACACTGCGCTCGGCGCGTTCATCGCCGGCGTCCTGATCGGCCAGTCGCCCATCCTGACCGAGCATATCGAGGGCCAGTTGCGCGGCTTCATCATGGCCTTTTTCAGCCCCGTCTTCTTCGCCGTCGCCGGCCTCGGCATGGACCTCCGCACCCTGCTCGACCCGACCCTCGCCCTGTTCACACTGGCTGTCGTGCTGGTGGCCAGCGTCGGCAAGTTCTCCGGCGCGCTGATCGGCGGCCGCCTCGGCGGGCTCACGACGCGCGAGTCGCTGGCGCTGGCGGTCGGCTTGAACGGCCGGGGCTCGACCGAGGTCATCATCGCAACCATCGGCCTCTCCATGGGCGCTCTCGGCAATCAGCTCTACACGATGATCGTCGCCATGGCGGTGATCACCACGATGGCCATGCCTCCGATGTTGCGCTGGATGATGTCGCGCGTGCCGCTCGGCGAGGAGGAAGCCAGACGGCTGGAAAAGGAGGACGCCGAGGAGACCGAGAACCTTCCCAAGATGGAGCGCGCGCTCGTCTATGTGGACGACAGTCCGAACGGCCGGCTGGCGGCGCGGCTCGCCGGTCTCTTCGCCGCACGCCAGAAGATCCTGACGACGGTGCTCGAGGCGGAAGCGGCCGAGGAGCGCGGATCCGAAGAGGCCGCGGCCCGCCGTCACGTGGCCGAGGCGGCCGACGCGACGAGCACGCTGCACGAGTCGAAGCCCGCCGGCGCGAAGCGGCTGGTGACCGAGCGGCCGCCGGAGCAGGAGGACGCGCTGGAGAAGGAGATCGGGCGTGGCTACGACATCGCCTTCGTCGGCATCGATCGCCCGATCGTCGAAGCAGCCCGCTTCGATCCGCGGCTGCAGCGGCTCGTGACCGAGTTCCAGGGTCCCGTCGCCATCGCCGTGAACGGCGCCGGAGCGGCCGGACCCGCCGATGTGCCGCTCGACATCCTGCTGCCGGCCGCTGGCACACAGGACGCACGCCTCGCGACCGAGATTGCGCTCGCGCTCGCTGACGCGAGCAAGGGCACGGTGACGGCGTTACACGTCTTCGATCCGCAGGGAGACGTGGCGTTGCTGCGCGGCCGGGCGCGGCGCCTCGGCATGTCCGTGCTGGTCGACATCCATCGTGCCGGCAAGCGGGCTGGCGTGCCGGTCAAGGGCATGACCGCAACGAACGTCAAGCCGGAGAGCGAGATCCGGCGGGCCGTGCGCGGCGGACAGTTCGACCTCGTGGCGCTCGGCACGTCGCTGCGCCAGGGCGAGGCGAAGTTCCTGGGGCCGCGCACGGCGGCGCTGCTGCAGGTCCTGCGCACGCCCGCCCT
- a CDS encoding VOC family protein, which translates to MNVQSYLSFEGRAEEAIEFYKSAVDAKVDMMMRFKEAPEQSMVTPESRDKVMHAAIKIGDTQILLSDGQCTGKAAFSGIALALSADSPAEADKLFNALSKGGKVTMPMTETFFANRFGMCSDKFGVGWMVINPKPMG; encoded by the coding sequence ATGAACGTGCAGTCTTATCTGTCCTTCGAGGGCCGAGCCGAAGAAGCGATCGAATTCTACAAAAGCGCTGTCGACGCCAAGGTCGACATGATGATGCGCTTCAAGGAGGCGCCGGAGCAGTCGATGGTCACACCCGAGTCCAGGGACAAGGTGATGCATGCCGCCATCAAGATCGGCGACACGCAGATCCTGCTGTCCGACGGTCAGTGCACAGGCAAGGCGGCTTTCTCGGGCATCGCCCTTGCGCTCAGCGCCGACAGCCCGGCCGAGGCCGACAAGCTCTTCAATGCGCTCAGCAAGGGCGGCAAGGTGACCATGCCGATGACCGAGACCTTCTTCGCCAACCGCTTCGGCATGTGCTCCGACAAGTTCGGCGTGGGCTGGATGGTGATCAATCCCAAGCCGATGGGCTGA
- a CDS encoding SRPBCC domain-containing protein has translation MDSSLQPVQQELYLAREIEAPRERVFAAWTDPRQASVWWAPQDCTPLSCEMDVRPGGLWRRRMRVPDGTVITKHGVYREVVVPERLVFTYITEYADGSVDPETLVTVTLADLGGRTRLALRHQAFRTEASRASHEGGWTSCLQRFAAFVASA, from the coding sequence ATGGACTCTTCCCTCCAGCCCGTCCAGCAGGAGCTCTATCTTGCGCGTGAGATCGAGGCGCCGCGCGAGCGCGTCTTCGCTGCCTGGACCGATCCGCGCCAGGCGTCGGTCTGGTGGGCGCCGCAGGACTGCACGCCGCTCTCTTGTGAGATGGATGTGCGGCCGGGCGGCCTCTGGCGGCGCCGTATGCGCGTGCCCGACGGCACCGTCATCACCAAGCATGGCGTCTATCGCGAGGTGGTGGTGCCCGAGCGGCTGGTCTTCACCTACATCACCGAGTACGCCGATGGCAGCGTCGATCCGGAGACGCTGGTGACGGTTACGCTCGCGGATCTGGGCGGCCGCACGCGCCTCGCCTTGCGACATCAGGCCTTCCGCACCGAAGCCTCGCGGGCGAGCCATGAAGGCGGCTGGACGAGCTGCCTGCAACGGTTCGCCGCCTTCGTCGCGTCGGCATAG
- a CDS encoding serine hydrolase domain-containing protein, translating into MARGGLSKTRLARLHGALETHVASGDMPGLVALVSRGEDTVVEAIGAQSFGGAPMKRDTIFRIASMTKPVIAAATLLLVEECRLRLDDPVDAFLPELADRKVLRSLESEIDDTVPARRPISTRDLLTFTFGMGALMVWPPKYPIQKAAAELGLAPGPHQLDIDADEFMRRLGTLPLSCQPGERWLYHTGSDVLGVLIARASGQPLETFLQERLLAPLGMRDTGFRVPAAKLERLASAYMMDPAKKELTFFDDARASRWSRPPPFAAGGSGLVSTVDDFHAFYRMLLDKGRHGRERILARPTVELMMSDQLTASQKLGAEIFFGHGASWGMGGAVVTRRTDIFAAPGRFGWDGGYGTSAHLDPAERLIGVLMTQRMMDSPVPPRVFRDFWTSAYQAIDD; encoded by the coding sequence ATGGCACGTGGCGGCCTGTCGAAGACGAGGCTCGCGCGCCTGCACGGTGCGCTTGAGACGCATGTCGCCTCGGGCGACATGCCGGGCCTGGTGGCGCTGGTGAGCCGTGGCGAAGATACGGTCGTGGAGGCGATCGGCGCACAGTCGTTCGGCGGTGCGCCGATGAAACGCGACACCATCTTCCGTATCGCCTCGATGACCAAGCCGGTGATTGCGGCGGCGACGCTGTTGCTGGTCGAGGAATGCAGGCTCCGCCTCGACGATCCGGTCGATGCCTTCCTGCCCGAGCTGGCGGACCGCAAGGTCCTGAGGAGCCTCGAGAGCGAGATCGACGACACGGTGCCGGCCCGGCGGCCGATCAGCACGCGCGACCTTCTCACCTTCACATTCGGCATGGGCGCCCTGATGGTGTGGCCCCCGAAATATCCGATCCAGAAGGCTGCGGCAGAGCTCGGTCTCGCGCCGGGCCCGCACCAGCTCGATATCGACGCCGACGAGTTCATGCGGCGGCTGGGGACGCTGCCGCTGAGCTGCCAGCCTGGCGAGCGCTGGCTGTATCACACTGGATCGGACGTGCTGGGCGTGCTGATTGCCCGCGCCAGCGGCCAGCCGCTGGAGACCTTCCTGCAGGAACGCCTGCTCGCCCCCCTCGGCATGCGGGACACCGGTTTCCGGGTGCCGGCGGCCAAGCTCGAGCGCCTCGCCAGCGCGTACATGATGGATCCGGCGAAGAAGGAGCTCACCTTCTTCGACGATGCGCGCGCGAGCCGCTGGAGCAGGCCGCCGCCTTTCGCGGCCGGCGGCTCGGGGCTCGTCTCGACAGTCGACGATTTCCACGCCTTCTATCGCATGCTGCTCGACAAGGGCCGGCACGGGCGCGAGCGGATCCTGGCGCGGCCGACCGTCGAGCTGATGATGTCTGATCAGCTCACCGCGTCGCAGAAGCTGGGCGCCGAGATCTTCTTCGGGCATGGTGCGAGCTGGGGCATGGGCGGCGCGGTCGTGACGCGCCGCACGGATATCTTCGCCGCGCCCGGCCGCTTCGGCTGGGATGGCGGCTACGGCACCTCCGCCCATCTCGATCCGGCCGAGCGGCTGATCGGCGTTCTGATGACCCAGCGCATGATGGACTCGCCCGTGCCGCCCCGGGTGTTCCGCGACTTCTGGACCTCGGCCTACCAGGCCATTGACGACTGA
- the modC gene encoding molybdenum ABC transporter ATP-binding protein, producing MSLDVDVEHKYGAFHLAARFVSRPGVTALFGRSGSGKTTLVNIVGGLIRPTRGRVTVDGQPLVDTGRGLFVPKHRRRIGYVFQDSRLFPHLSVRQNLLYSRWFSRGKGGAAADFDSVVELLGIAPLLDRRPESLSGGEKQRVAIGRALLAHPRLLLMDEPLASLDEARRAEILPYIERLRDKAGVPILYVSHSVAEVARLATTVVILADGKVTAVGPVLDILPLADATDGGSALDARIAHHDERFQLTTLVTAAGELQVPRLTAPCGAPVRAYIRARDVMLSLHPPQEISALNVLAGRIVQIVPAGAQADIRLDCNGAILMARVTAKSVQRLALVPGRPVYAVIKSVSFERS from the coding sequence ATGAGTCTCGACGTCGACGTCGAGCACAAGTACGGCGCCTTCCATCTCGCGGCCCGTTTCGTCTCGCGGCCGGGCGTGACGGCGCTGTTTGGCCGCTCCGGTTCGGGCAAGACCACGCTCGTCAATATCGTAGGCGGGCTGATCAGGCCCACGCGCGGCCGGGTGACGGTCGACGGCCAGCCGCTGGTCGATACCGGCCGCGGCCTCTTCGTCCCCAAGCACCGGCGCCGCATCGGCTATGTCTTCCAGGACAGCCGCCTCTTCCCCCATCTCAGCGTGCGCCAGAACCTGCTCTACAGCCGCTGGTTCTCGCGCGGCAAGGGCGGCGCCGCCGCGGACTTCGATTCGGTCGTCGAACTCCTCGGCATTGCTCCCCTGCTCGACCGGCGGCCCGAGTCGCTGTCGGGCGGCGAGAAGCAGCGTGTCGCCATCGGCCGCGCCCTGCTTGCCCATCCCCGGCTCCTGCTGATGGACGAGCCGCTCGCCTCGCTCGACGAGGCGCGGCGGGCCGAGATCCTGCCTTATATCGAGCGGCTGCGGGACAAGGCGGGCGTTCCCATCCTCTATGTCAGCCATTCGGTCGCCGAGGTGGCGCGGCTCGCGACCACCGTCGTCATTCTGGCGGATGGCAAGGTCACCGCCGTCGGCCCGGTGCTCGACATCCTGCCGCTGGCCGATGCCACCGATGGCGGCAGTGCCCTCGACGCCAGGATCGCGCACCACGACGAAAGGTTCCAGCTCACCACCCTCGTTACCGCGGCCGGCGAGCTGCAGGTGCCGCGCCTGACGGCGCCATGCGGCGCCCCGGTCCGCGCCTATATTCGCGCGCGCGACGTCATGCTGTCGCTTCACCCGCCGCAGGAGATCAGCGCGCTCAACGTGCTGGCGGGAAGGATCGTGCAGATCGTGCCGGCCGGCGCGCAGGCCGATATCCGCCTGGACTGCAACGGCGCTATCCTGATGGCGCGCGTCACCGCCAAATCGGTGCAGCGCCTAGCGCTCGTGCCGGGGCGGCCGGTCTATGCCGTGATCAAGAGTGTCTCGTTCGAGCGCAGCTAG
- a CDS encoding PLP-dependent aminotransferase family protein, whose translation MTAPFDFAPLLAPGTPDPAVKWNGFPKYNFIGGHNDARQIPVEALTEAATTVLKREGATLATYGLNSGPLGYRPLREFLAGKLKGHAGIDCTPDEILITSGSLQGLDLVNSLLLAKGDTVLIEQETYGGALTKLGRIGVNVVGIPLDAEGLRLDVLKQKLGELKGKGIKPKYVYTIPTVQNPTGAIMGETRRQELIELAAAHGVMIFEDECYSDLVWSGRRPTSLYALANGEGVVHIGSFSKSIAPALRVGYLVAKWGVLSRILALKQDAGSGALEQMVLAEFCSRHFADHVPRLGKALHGKLQTLREALAEQFGTAAEFGDPPGGIYLWIKLPDNVDTVKLAQAALAAGVSLNPGPEWSTNKDYARCRLRLCFANPEPETIRKGVEVLAEVCRREFGVPLRSANVDKK comes from the coding sequence ATGACCGCACCGTTCGATTTCGCACCGCTGCTCGCGCCGGGGACGCCCGACCCGGCCGTCAAATGGAACGGATTTCCGAAGTACAATTTCATCGGCGGCCACAACGACGCCAGGCAGATCCCGGTCGAGGCGCTGACCGAGGCCGCGACGACTGTATTGAAGCGCGAGGGCGCCACGCTCGCCACCTACGGGCTGAACAGCGGGCCACTCGGCTATCGGCCGCTGCGCGAGTTCCTGGCCGGCAAGCTGAAGGGACATGCCGGCATCGACTGCACGCCTGACGAGATCCTGATCACCTCGGGCTCGTTGCAGGGACTGGACCTCGTCAACAGCCTGCTGCTGGCGAAGGGCGACACCGTGCTGATCGAGCAGGAGACCTACGGCGGCGCCCTCACCAAGCTCGGCCGTATCGGGGTGAACGTTGTCGGCATCCCGCTCGACGCCGAAGGCCTCAGGCTCGACGTCTTGAAGCAGAAGCTCGGGGAGCTGAAGGGCAAGGGCATCAAGCCCAAGTATGTTTACACCATTCCGACCGTGCAGAATCCGACCGGCGCCATCATGGGCGAGACGCGGCGCCAGGAGCTGATCGAGCTCGCGGCCGCGCATGGCGTGATGATCTTCGAGGACGAGTGCTACTCCGATCTCGTTTGGAGCGGCCGGCGCCCGACATCGCTCTATGCCCTCGCCAACGGCGAAGGCGTGGTCCATATCGGCTCGTTCTCCAAGTCGATCGCACCGGCGCTGCGCGTGGGCTATCTCGTCGCCAAGTGGGGTGTGCTGTCACGCATCCTGGCCCTCAAGCAGGATGCCGGTTCGGGCGCTTTGGAGCAGATGGTCCTGGCGGAGTTCTGCAGCCGGCACTTTGCCGATCACGTCCCCAGGCTCGGCAAGGCCCTGCACGGCAAGCTCCAGACCCTGCGCGAGGCGTTGGCCGAGCAGTTCGGCACCGCGGCCGAGTTCGGCGATCCGCCGGGCGGCATCTATCTCTGGATCAAGCTGCCCGACAACGTCGACACGGTGAAGCTCGCCCAGGCGGCGCTGGCCGCCGGCGTCTCGCTCAATCCCGGCCCGGAATGGTCGACGAACAAGGACTATGCCCGCTGTCGCTTGCGCCTCTGCTTCGCCAATCCCGAGCCCGAGACGATCAGGAAAGGCGTCGAGGTGCTGGCCGAGGTCTGCCGGCGCGAGTTCGGCGTCCCCCTGCGCAGCGCCAACGTCGACAAGAAGTAG
- a CDS encoding SRPBCC family protein → MFKILSVLAAIVVVSVVAILGYAATKPDFFRVERSATIKAPPDRIFALIANLRGWSMWSPYEKKDPGMKRAFNGPESGKGAIYEWDGDKNVGQGRMEIVEAAPPTKIVIKLDFIKPFEGHNTAEFTLVPTGDNTTVTWAMYGPSPYVAKVMGTLFDMDKMIGNDFEAGLANLKTTAEK, encoded by the coding sequence GTGTTCAAGATCTTGTCCGTCCTCGCCGCGATTGTCGTGGTGTCCGTCGTCGCCATCCTGGGTTATGCGGCGACGAAGCCCGATTTTTTCCGCGTCGAACGCTCCGCGACCATCAAGGCGCCGCCGGACCGGATCTTCGCGCTGATCGCCAACCTGCGCGGCTGGTCGATGTGGTCGCCGTACGAGAAAAAGGATCCCGGCATGAAGCGCGCCTTCAACGGACCCGAAAGCGGCAAGGGCGCGATCTACGAATGGGACGGCGACAAGAATGTCGGCCAGGGCCGGATGGAGATTGTCGAGGCCGCGCCGCCGACGAAGATCGTCATCAAACTCGACTTCATCAAGCCGTTCGAAGGCCACAACACGGCCGAGTTCACGCTGGTCCCGACGGGCGACAACACGACCGTCACATGGGCGATGTACGGTCCCAGCCCCTATGTCGCCAAAGTGATGGGTACCCTGTTCGATATGGACAAGATGATCGGCAATGACTTCGAGGCCGGGCTCGCCAACCTCAAGACGACCGCCGAGAAGTGA
- a CDS encoding amidase — MNAGLGLVEGPLHFLPAAAAAQAIAARELSPLELMKAHLDRIDKLDLKLNVFIRLDAEAALAAARVAETEAAAGRLRGPLHGVPVGIKDIIDVAGLATTCHSRILVDNVARSDAVCVSRLRQAGAIVIGKLSTHEFAIGGPSFDLPWPPARNPWNPGHHPGGSSSGSGSGVAAGLFPMALGTDTGGSVRNPASCCGIVGLKPTYGLVSRRGVFPLSFTLDHVGPMTRTVGDNALMLEAIAGHDPYDPGSAAAAAGRYGAAMDRGVRGLRLGFVRHFHETDLPAEPEVTAALEHVARTLQMMGADVRDVRLPSLGEFAAVNRIILQSEAWSVHARWLRERPGDYGRLARRRLLAGAFVSAGDYVAASRRRGQMIAAVNAALAEVDVLLCASSMDPACRIDRPADIDRTYTRQARTPFNVTGHPALAMMSGLSSTDLPLSVQFVGRYFDEAMLFRVARAWEKASGMDRKHPPIG, encoded by the coding sequence GTGAACGCCGGTCTCGGTCTGGTGGAAGGTCCGCTCCACTTCCTGCCGGCTGCGGCCGCCGCGCAGGCCATCGCCGCGCGCGAGCTCTCCCCGCTCGAGCTGATGAAGGCCCATCTCGACCGCATCGACAAGCTCGACCTCAAGCTCAATGTCTTCATCCGTCTCGACGCGGAGGCGGCGCTGGCGGCCGCGCGTGTGGCCGAGACGGAGGCGGCGGCCGGCCGGCTGCGCGGACCGCTGCATGGCGTGCCGGTAGGCATCAAGGACATCATCGATGTCGCGGGGCTCGCCACCACCTGTCACTCCAGGATCCTCGTCGACAACGTCGCGCGGTCGGACGCGGTCTGCGTGAGCAGGCTCCGCCAGGCCGGCGCCATCGTGATCGGCAAGCTTTCGACGCACGAGTTCGCGATCGGCGGCCCGAGCTTCGACCTGCCCTGGCCGCCGGCGCGCAATCCCTGGAATCCCGGGCATCATCCCGGTGGATCGTCGTCGGGGTCGGGATCGGGAGTCGCGGCCGGATTGTTTCCCATGGCGCTCGGCACCGACACCGGCGGCAGCGTGCGCAACCCGGCGAGCTGCTGCGGCATCGTCGGTCTGAAGCCGACCTACGGCCTGGTGTCGCGACGCGGCGTCTTTCCGCTTTCCTTCACGCTCGATCATGTCGGGCCGATGACCCGCACGGTCGGCGACAATGCGCTGATGCTCGAGGCGATCGCGGGTCACGATCCGTACGATCCCGGCAGCGCGGCCGCGGCGGCCGGCCGCTACGGGGCGGCGATGGATCGCGGCGTGCGCGGCCTGCGGCTGGGCTTCGTGCGTCACTTCCACGAGACCGACCTGCCGGCCGAGCCGGAAGTGACGGCGGCGCTGGAACATGTCGCGCGCACCTTGCAGATGATGGGGGCCGACGTGCGCGACGTGCGGCTGCCCTCGCTCGGCGAGTTCGCCGCCGTCAATCGCATCATCCTGCAGAGCGAGGCCTGGTCGGTGCATGCGCGCTGGCTGCGCGAGCGGCCGGGCGACTACGGCCGGCTGGCGCGCCGCCGCCTGCTTGCCGGCGCCTTCGTGAGCGCGGGCGACTACGTGGCCGCCAGCCGCCGGCGTGGCCAGATGATCGCCGCCGTCAACGCCGCGCTCGCCGAGGTCGATGTGCTGCTGTGCGCCAGCTCGATGGATCCGGCCTGCCGCATCGATCGCCCGGCCGACATCGATCGCACCTACACCCGGCAGGCGCGCACGCCGTTCAACGTGACGGGGCATCCGGCGCTCGCCATGATGTCGGGCCTCTCTTCGACCGACCTGCCGCTGTCGGTGCAGTTCGTCGGCCGCTACTTCGACGAGGCGATGCTGTTCCGTGTCGCCCGCGCCTGGGAGAAGGCATCGGGTATGGACAGGAAGCATCCGCCGATCGGCTAG
- a CDS encoding winged helix-turn-helix domain-containing protein: protein MPRLSIRIDFDDEGRLGPGKVMLLERIAREGSISAAGRSMNMSYKRAWELVADINRSFEKPLVTAQTGGRSGGGAALTQRGQELIRHYRAIERKALSATAAHLKALQAISRSPKRG, encoded by the coding sequence ATGCCCCGCCTCAGCATCCGGATCGATTTCGACGACGAGGGCCGGCTCGGGCCGGGCAAGGTGATGCTGCTCGAGCGCATCGCCCGGGAAGGCTCGATCTCCGCCGCCGGCCGCTCGATGAACATGTCCTACAAGCGCGCCTGGGAGCTGGTGGCCGACATCAACCGCAGCTTCGAGAAGCCGCTGGTCACGGCCCAGACCGGCGGCCGGTCCGGCGGCGGCGCGGCGCTCACCCAACGCGGCCAGGAGCTGATCCGGCACTATCGCGCCATCGAGCGCAAGGCGCTGTCGGCGACCGCGGCGCATCTCAAGGCGCTGCAGGCGATTTCCCGCAGCCCCAAGCGCGGCTAG
- a CDS encoding FMN-binding glutamate synthase family protein: MPTLFPIFEIRFLPFLLALLLSVAFAVALVLSPHTTWLWLGFGAAASLLLVGVHDMVQTRHSVLRNYPIAAHLRFLLEAIRPEMRQYFFEDEKDGLPFGRDKRAVVYQRAKMVLDVRPFGTTYDVYRAGFEWVNHSMAPGRMSREPFRITIGGPECTKPYSASVFNVSAMSFGALSANAIRALNEGARLGGFAHDTGEGGYSPYHRAGGGDVIWEIGSGYFGCRNPDGSFSADKFAAAAGNDQIKMVELKMSQGAKPGHGGVLPAPKVSVEISLTRGVPAGQDCISPSRHSAFSTPAEMMRFVAEMRRLSGGKPAGFKLCVGHEWEFLAICKAMLETGLYPDFIVVDGKEGGTGAAPLEFIDHIGKPLREGLSFVHNALVGIGVRDRIKLGASGKIVSGFDIARAMALGADWCNSARGFMFALGCIQSQSCHTDRCPTGVATQDRNRQRALVVADKRERVANFHRATLHALAELTAAAGLDHPNEFQPAHIAHRLSPSEVATFADLYPALGEGELLAGTDNPRWRRPWEMASAHSFRAVA; encoded by the coding sequence ATGCCGACCCTCTTCCCGATCTTCGAGATCCGCTTCCTGCCCTTTCTGCTGGCCCTTCTCCTGAGCGTGGCGTTCGCCGTCGCCCTCGTTCTCTCTCCGCACACGACATGGCTCTGGCTCGGCTTCGGCGCCGCTGCCTCACTGTTGCTCGTCGGCGTGCACGACATGGTGCAAACGCGGCATTCGGTGCTGCGCAACTACCCGATCGCCGCGCATCTTCGCTTCCTCCTGGAAGCGATCCGTCCGGAGATGCGCCAGTACTTCTTCGAGGACGAGAAGGACGGCCTGCCCTTCGGCCGCGACAAGCGGGCCGTCGTCTACCAGCGCGCCAAGATGGTGCTGGACGTGCGCCCCTTCGGCACGACCTACGACGTCTACCGCGCGGGCTTCGAATGGGTGAACCATTCGATGGCGCCGGGGCGGATGAGCCGGGAGCCCTTCCGCATCACCATCGGCGGACCGGAGTGCACGAAGCCCTACTCGGCCTCGGTGTTCAACGTCTCGGCGATGAGCTTCGGCGCCCTCTCGGCCAATGCGATTCGCGCCCTGAACGAGGGCGCGCGTCTGGGCGGCTTCGCCCACGACACCGGTGAAGGCGGCTACAGCCCCTATCACCGTGCGGGTGGCGGCGACGTGATCTGGGAGATCGGTTCCGGCTACTTCGGCTGCCGCAATCCCGACGGCAGCTTCTCGGCCGACAAGTTCGCGGCGGCGGCCGGCAACGACCAGATCAAGATGGTCGAGCTCAAGATGAGCCAGGGCGCCAAGCCCGGCCACGGCGGCGTGCTGCCGGCGCCCAAGGTGAGCGTGGAAATCTCGCTGACGCGCGGCGTGCCGGCGGGGCAGGACTGCATCTCGCCCTCGCGCCATTCGGCCTTCTCGACGCCGGCCGAGATGATGCGCTTCGTCGCCGAGATGCGGCGGCTCTCGGGCGGCAAGCCGGCAGGCTTCAAGCTTTGCGTCGGCCATGAATGGGAGTTTCTGGCGATTTGCAAGGCGATGCTGGAAACCGGCCTCTATCCCGACTTCATCGTCGTCGACGGCAAGGAGGGCGGCACTGGCGCCGCGCCGCTGGAGTTCATCGACCATATCGGCAAGCCGTTGCGCGAGGGTCTCTCCTTCGTCCACAACGCCCTGGTCGGCATCGGCGTGCGCGACCGCATCAAGCTCGGCGCCAGCGGCAAGATCGTGAGCGGCTTCGACATCGCCCGCGCCATGGCGCTCGGCGCCGACTGGTGCAATTCGGCGCGCGGCTTCATGTTCGCGCTGGGCTGCATCCAGTCGCAAAGCTGTCATACCGATCGTTGCCCGACCGGTGTCGCGACACAGGACAGGAATCGTCAGCGCGCACTGGTCGTCGCCGACAAGCGCGAGCGCGTCGCCAATTTCCATCGCGCGACGCTGCACGCGCTGGCCGAACTCACCGCCGCGGCCGGGCTCGACCATCCCAACGAGTTCCAGCCAGCGCACATCGCGCACCGCCTGTCGCCCAGCGAGGTCGCGACCTTCGCCGATCTCTATCCCGCGCTCGGCGAGGGCGAGTTGCTGGCCGGCACGGACAATCCGCGCTGGAGGCGCCCGTGGGAGATGGCGAGCGCTCATTCGTTCCGCGCCGTGGCCTGA